One genomic region from Spirosoma sp. KCTC 42546 encodes:
- a CDS encoding ion transporter encodes MSSHRKPGSPRITLHQVIMLVLSVYVVLALLIRELVPMHEQTRQLLDQIDTGICLYFLYDFFLRLYQAPNKWKFLQWGWIDLLASIPALDWFRLGQLVRVFRILRMVRSFRSIRDFLNYLFRNRANGTLAVVLLSSVLLMIFGAVAILYAERVPEANIKTPSDALWWAFVTITTVGYGDKFPVTTFGRLIAAVLMVAGVGLFGTFTGYVANFFVEDEQEQTDNDMKILISEVRQLKHKIEELEKRSGV; translated from the coding sequence ATGAGTAGCCATAGAAAGCCTGGTTCACCCCGAATAACGCTGCATCAAGTTATCATGCTCGTGTTATCGGTCTATGTTGTTCTGGCCTTGCTTATTCGTGAACTGGTACCAATGCATGAGCAAACCCGGCAATTGCTCGACCAGATCGACACGGGTATCTGCCTGTATTTTCTCTACGATTTTTTCCTCCGGCTCTATCAGGCACCTAACAAATGGAAATTTCTTCAATGGGGCTGGATTGACTTACTAGCCAGCATTCCCGCTCTCGACTGGTTTCGGCTGGGGCAGTTGGTACGCGTATTCCGAATCCTGCGGATGGTTCGTTCGTTTCGATCTATCCGTGACTTCCTGAATTACCTTTTCCGCAACCGGGCCAATGGTACGTTGGCGGTTGTGCTACTGAGTTCAGTCCTGCTCATGATTTTTGGGGCGGTAGCCATTCTTTACGCCGAACGCGTACCCGAAGCCAACATAAAAACACCTTCCGATGCTCTCTGGTGGGCATTCGTCACCATCACTACAGTTGGCTATGGCGACAAATTCCCCGTCACAACATTCGGGCGACTTATTGCGGCTGTATTGATGGTTGCCGGCGTTGGGCTGTTTGGAACGTTTACTGGCTATGTAGCCAACTTTTTTGTGGAAGATGAGCAGGAACAAACCGACAACGACATGAAAATCCTGATCAGCGAAGTTCGGCAGTTAAAGCATAAAATAGAAGAGCTGGAGAAACGGTCTGGCGTATGA
- a CDS encoding TolC family protein, whose amino-acid sequence MFRFRLVTSCMIGFLLFWLGTVSVFAQPTVSVTDTIRQSLPQLEQQFLDRNFQLLAQRYQIDIADAAITQAGLRPNPNLWFQGNLYNPQTHRFLQYAPPSQADKDAGQYNSGYYAVQIQQVILLAGKRNKLVALAESNRSLARLAFREVLRTLHYQLYSTYANLYYDLQGLKLFEDELARQQRLLESYRIAVQSGGVAPYEVTRLEVALRDLQANSANYRTQIADEQATLRILLRQPARTFIMPTDLPTVATNPPALAVALDSAQANRPDLALSQEQINNAQRSLTLEQARRTPDLTTGLYFEKYSSAYDNFTGFQLAMDLPVRNRNQGAIRSAETTLKSVTSGLENQQTVVQSDVLNAYDKLNTYYSELSARPNGYLDRIQNISIEATKAYNARSIGLLDYLDKIRTYQQAQLNNINLLNNVFQSQQLLNFTTNTRFF is encoded by the coding sequence ATGTTCCGTTTTCGATTAGTTACTAGCTGCATGATCGGCTTCCTTCTTTTCTGGCTGGGAACCGTATCTGTATTTGCGCAGCCTACCGTTTCTGTAACCGATACCATTCGGCAAAGTTTACCTCAGCTTGAACAGCAATTTCTGGATCGTAACTTTCAGTTGCTGGCTCAGCGTTACCAGATTGACATTGCCGACGCAGCTATTACGCAGGCGGGTTTACGACCAAACCCTAATCTGTGGTTTCAGGGTAATTTATATAACCCGCAAACGCATCGTTTTTTGCAATATGCTCCTCCCTCTCAAGCCGATAAAGACGCGGGCCAATATAATAGCGGCTATTATGCAGTACAAATTCAACAGGTTATTCTGCTCGCTGGTAAACGTAATAAGTTAGTGGCACTCGCCGAAAGTAATCGGTCACTGGCCCGATTAGCGTTTCGTGAAGTACTACGGACGCTGCACTACCAGCTTTATTCAACCTACGCCAATCTGTATTATGATTTGCAGGGGCTAAAGTTATTTGAGGATGAGCTTGCCCGGCAACAACGCCTGCTCGAATCCTATCGAATTGCGGTGCAATCGGGTGGAGTGGCCCCTTATGAAGTAACTCGCCTTGAAGTAGCTCTGCGGGATCTCCAGGCCAACAGCGCAAATTATCGCACCCAAATTGCCGACGAGCAAGCCACCTTACGAATATTATTACGTCAGCCAGCCAGAACATTTATAATGCCCACCGACTTGCCTACTGTTGCAACGAATCCGCCTGCACTAGCCGTTGCCCTTGACTCGGCACAGGCTAATCGGCCCGATCTGGCATTGTCGCAGGAACAGATAAATAATGCCCAACGCAGCCTGACACTAGAGCAGGCCCGGCGCACACCAGACCTAACAACGGGCTTATATTTTGAGAAATATAGCAGCGCTTACGATAATTTCACCGGGTTTCAACTAGCCATGGACTTGCCTGTTCGAAATCGAAATCAGGGAGCTATCCGATCGGCAGAAACAACGCTGAAAAGTGTTACGAGCGGACTGGAAAATCAGCAGACTGTGGTACAAAGCGATGTGCTGAATGCCTATGACAAACTCAATACATACTATAGTGAATTAAGCGCCCGTCCCAACGGTTATCTGGACCGTATACAGAACATTTCAATAGAAGCAACCAAGGCTTACAACGCCCGTTCAATTGGTTTGCTCGATTATTTAGACAAAATTCGGACCTATCAACAGGCGCAGTTGAATAACATCAACTTGCTAAACAACGTTTTTCAGTCACAGCAGTTGCTGAACTTCACGACCAATACACGGTTCTTTTAA
- a CDS encoding sterol desaturase family protein, whose product MRDLIQYAIPGFVILLVAEILVTVRQQKDFYVTKDTASSLSMGIGNVIISAIIGKALVFGALSLVYQVRLLTIDMTQWWAWVILFFAEDFSYYWFHRTSHSSRYFWASHVIHHSSMKYNLGTALRQTWTGNLSGAFIFWLWLPLIGFSPIAIMTMMSISLLYQFWIHTELINKFPKPIEFIFNTPSHHRVHHGSDLDYLDKNHAGVLIIWDRMFGTFELEQKRPTYGLTTNIDSHNPVRIAFHEWVSIGQDIRRAGSIRAALGYIFGPPGWSHDGSRQTTKQLRATQKRLANQEHKQGSEVTPV is encoded by the coding sequence ATGAGAGATCTGATTCAATATGCCATTCCTGGTTTTGTGATCCTCCTGGTGGCTGAAATTCTTGTAACGGTCAGGCAACAGAAAGATTTTTATGTAACCAAAGACACCGCCAGTAGTTTGTCGATGGGAATTGGTAACGTCATCATTAGCGCTATTATTGGAAAAGCGCTGGTATTTGGTGCTCTTTCACTAGTTTATCAGGTTCGACTGTTGACGATTGACATGACCCAATGGTGGGCCTGGGTTATTCTGTTCTTTGCGGAGGATTTCAGCTACTACTGGTTTCATCGGACCAGTCACAGCAGCCGGTATTTCTGGGCTTCGCACGTGATTCATCACTCATCAATGAAATACAATCTGGGCACAGCGCTACGCCAAACCTGGACAGGCAACCTCTCAGGCGCCTTTATTTTCTGGCTTTGGTTACCACTGATTGGGTTTTCACCAATAGCCATTATGACTATGATGTCCATTAGTTTACTTTATCAATTCTGGATTCATACCGAACTTATCAACAAGTTTCCAAAACCAATTGAGTTTATTTTCAACACCCCCTCGCATCATCGGGTACACCATGGCTCCGATCTGGATTATCTGGACAAAAATCACGCGGGTGTTTTAATTATCTGGGACCGTATGTTCGGCACGTTTGAACTTGAGCAGAAGCGACCTACTTATGGCCTCACCACCAATATTGATTCCCATAATCCAGTCCGAATTGCCTTTCATGAATGGGTATCTATTGGGCAGGATATTCGACGGGCAGGCTCAATCCGCGCGGCATTGGGCTATATTTTCGGGCCTCCTGGCTGGAGCCACGATGGATCACGGCAAACAACGAAGCAACTTCGGGCAACACAAAAAAGGCTGGCCAATCAGGAACACAAACAAGGCTCTGAAGTTACCCCTGTTTGA
- the rho gene encoding transcription termination factor Rho yields MYNKEDLSTKSISELQPIAAEFGIRDTTKYSEENKSKLVLKILGEQAKRPDDTNTAQADEAPKRSRRVKAVAAAPEATPVQETQPVLAEPTPSPASPQPRQRAKRERTDVEPKQSEPAAVTDATPAPTPDNTSTVTPESIPVETPAAVAVETSIPTDTPQTVPQPRENREGGQRNGQFNQPVRNRVDNRRDGEEGTSSSERPFRQGAPRNDRDRNGRPDQNQQRNLRTDNQRDSRQRLDNTRDRNDGGQGTNGSRDLRDTNQRRDQRPRTQRVVTDETGLNYGGQADEEFLTPTVVSDDNTANMQTPAEATAPVTSAAVETTEAPAETQADQPAQSETNQAPQPQLSQPAREAQEYQNRIRRQYNQHIREFDGIIDNEGVLEIMQDGGYGFLRSADYNYLASPDDIYVSPSQIKLFGLKTGDTVRGAIRPPKEGEKYFALLRVSTVNGKTTEEIRDRIPFEYLTPLFPEEQLHLSNRPDNYSSRVLDLFAPIGKGQRGMIVAQPKTGKTVLLKEIANAITRNHPEVYLIVLLIDERPEEVTDMARSVNAEVISSTFDEQADRHVKVSSMVLEKAKRMVECGHDVVILLDSITRLARAYNTVVPSSGKILSGGVDANALHRPKRFFGAARNVENGGSLTIIATALIDTGSKMDEVIFEEFKGTGNMELQLDRKLANKRVYPAIDVMASGTRREDLLLDKETLQRVWILRKHMADMNAMEGMDFLLGHMKGTRNNEEFLTSMNR; encoded by the coding sequence ATGTATAACAAGGAAGATTTAAGTACGAAGTCTATTTCAGAACTTCAACCCATTGCTGCCGAATTCGGCATTCGCGACACAACCAAGTATAGCGAAGAAAATAAAAGTAAACTTGTCCTAAAAATATTGGGAGAACAGGCTAAACGGCCTGACGATACAAACACAGCTCAGGCTGATGAAGCTCCTAAGCGCAGTCGGCGTGTAAAGGCGGTTGCCGCAGCTCCTGAGGCTACTCCCGTACAGGAAACTCAGCCGGTTCTGGCTGAACCTACGCCTAGCCCGGCAAGCCCCCAGCCCCGTCAGCGTGCCAAACGGGAACGCACTGATGTTGAGCCAAAACAAAGTGAACCAGCCGCAGTAACCGATGCAACTCCGGCTCCAACGCCTGACAATACGAGTACGGTAACGCCCGAAAGTATCCCTGTAGAAACACCAGCAGCCGTTGCCGTTGAGACATCGATCCCAACAGATACGCCCCAGACCGTTCCTCAACCCCGCGAAAACCGGGAAGGTGGCCAGCGTAATGGTCAATTTAATCAGCCCGTTCGCAATCGTGTTGACAACCGACGTGATGGCGAAGAAGGAACTTCTTCTTCCGAACGCCCTTTCCGGCAAGGTGCTCCCCGGAATGATAGAGACCGAAATGGCCGACCCGATCAGAATCAGCAACGAAATCTGCGGACGGACAATCAACGAGATAGTCGGCAACGGCTGGATAATACTCGAGATCGCAATGATGGTGGCCAGGGAACCAACGGCTCACGAGATTTGCGGGATACTAACCAACGCCGTGATCAACGTCCACGCACCCAACGTGTTGTAACGGATGAAACGGGATTGAATTACGGGGGACAGGCTGACGAAGAGTTTTTGACACCAACCGTGGTTTCGGACGATAATACAGCCAATATGCAGACGCCGGCCGAAGCAACTGCCCCAGTCACATCTGCTGCGGTTGAAACAACGGAGGCACCTGCCGAAACTCAGGCAGATCAGCCAGCACAATCCGAAACGAATCAGGCTCCTCAACCACAACTAAGCCAGCCTGCCCGTGAAGCTCAGGAATACCAGAATCGTATCCGGCGGCAGTATAACCAGCACATTCGTGAATTCGATGGTATTATTGACAATGAGGGTGTTCTGGAAATTATGCAGGACGGTGGCTACGGCTTTTTACGGTCTGCAGACTATAACTACCTGGCCAGTCCCGATGACATTTATGTATCACCCTCGCAGATCAAACTGTTTGGCCTGAAAACCGGGGATACTGTTCGTGGCGCCATCCGTCCACCAAAAGAAGGAGAGAAATACTTTGCTCTTTTGCGCGTATCGACCGTAAATGGGAAGACAACGGAAGAGATCCGCGACCGGATTCCTTTCGAATACCTGACCCCCCTTTTCCCAGAAGAGCAACTACATCTCAGTAACCGTCCCGATAACTATTCGTCGCGGGTTCTGGACTTGTTCGCGCCTATCGGTAAAGGACAGCGCGGTATGATTGTCGCTCAACCTAAAACAGGTAAAACTGTTCTGCTGAAAGAGATCGCCAACGCCATTACGCGTAACCACCCAGAGGTGTATCTAATCGTACTTCTGATCGACGAACGCCCGGAAGAAGTAACAGATATGGCCCGTAGCGTGAATGCTGAAGTCATTTCATCTACCTTCGATGAGCAGGCCGACCGCCATGTAAAAGTGTCGAGCATGGTACTTGAAAAGGCGAAACGGATGGTTGAATGTGGCCACGATGTTGTTATCCTGCTCGATTCGATCACTCGTCTGGCACGGGCTTATAACACCGTTGTCCCTTCATCCGGCAAAATCCTGTCAGGTGGTGTTGATGCCAACGCGCTCCACCGACCTAAGCGATTCTTCGGTGCTGCCCGGAATGTAGAGAATGGCGGTTCGCTGACCATTATCGCTACAGCCCTGATCGATACAGGCTCAAAAATGGATGAGGTGATCTTTGAAGAATTCAAAGGAACCGGCAACATGGAACTTCAACTGGACCGTAAATTAGCCAACAAGCGCGTTTACCCAGCTATTGACGTTATGGCCTCAGGTACTCGTCGGGAAGATCTGCTACTAGACAAAGAGACGCTGCAGCGTGTCTGGATTCTACGGAAGCACATGGCCGATATGAATGCGATGGAAGGCATGGACTTCCTGCTTGGTCATATGAAAGGCACCCGGAACAACGAAGAGTTTTTGACGTCGATGAACCGGTAA